In Musa acuminata AAA Group cultivar baxijiao chromosome BXJ2-10, Cavendish_Baxijiao_AAA, whole genome shotgun sequence, a genomic segment contains:
- the LOC135624905 gene encoding AT-hook motif nuclear-localized protein 1-like: MEGMESVVVTGCEGGRGGGDGAGGGGGGGGVEAGHSSPTLSPTPPQLAAFSSGVVGVTGMPVPPSEGAGLAMGMMGSGGYGGSSEGDLPAPKKRGRPRKYGSDGMALALSPTSGSASPFSPASSDAKRGRGRPPGSGKRQLLAALGEWFACSAGGSFTPHVVTIATGEDVAARILSFSQKGPRAICILSANGAISNVTLRQPGSSGGTLTYEGRFEILSLSGSFTISETGGMRSRTGGISVSLAGPDGRVIGGGVAGLLLAASPIQVVVGSFMPNVYKEKQAKPTHQAQPSALPGTTGLLTAAMPISQANPEEDCETPTSSSLARQTHAENSLCGPNPNSTWHGLQSSEHKPSPDINICLQGE; encoded by the exons ATGGAAGGGATGGAGAGCGTTGTCGTGACAGGGtgtgaaggaggaagaggaggaggagatggagctggaggaggtggaggaggaggaggagtggaAGCAGGTCACTCTTCTCCGACTTTGTCGCCAACTCCTCCTCAGCTTGCGGCATTTTCCAGCGGGGTTGTTGGCGTGACCGGGATGCCCGTGCCACCGTCGGAAGGGGCCGGCTTGGCCATGGGGATGATGGGGAGCGGCGGCTATGGGGGCAGCAGCGAGGGAGATCTTCCCGCGCCGAAGAAGAGAGGGAGGCCCAGGAAGTACGGATCGGACGGCATGGCCCTGGCGCTGTCGCCGACCTCCGGCTCTGCCTCCCCTTTCTCTCCTGCTTCCTCCGACGCCAAACGGGGTAGAGGGCGGCCACCTGGCTCCGGGAAACGCCAGCTCCTTGCGGCTCTTG GAGAATGGTTTGCGTGCTCAGCCGGTGGGAGTTTTACGCCGCATGTTGTGACCATTGCCACAGGGGAG GATGTCGCTGCTAGAATTCTTTCCTTCTCCCAGAAGGGTCCGCGGGCTATCTGCATACTCTCTGCGAATGGGGCTATCTCCAATGTTACTCTGCGCCAGCCAGGCTCTTCCGGTGGTACCTTGACTTATGAG GGCCGATTTGAGATACTGTCCCTGTCGGGGTCCTTTACAATTTCTGAAACTGGTGGTATGCGGAGTAGAACTGGTGGGATTAGTGTGTCGCTTGCTGGACCTGACGGCCGTGTTATTGGCGGAGGAGTTGCTGGATTATTGCTTGCTGCCAGTCCAATTCAA GTGGTGGTTGGAAGCTTCATGCCGAATGTATACAAGGAGAAACAAGCAAAACCAACTCATCAAGCACAACCTTCAGCACTTCCAGGAACTACTGGTTTATTGACAGCTGCAATGCCTATTTCTCAAGCAAACCCCGAAGAAGACTGCGAGACCCCAACCTCATCATCCTTGGCCAGACAAACCCATGCCGAAAATAGCCTGTGCGGCCCCAATCCAAACTCTACTTGGCATGGTCTACAGTCATCAGAACACAAGCCTTCTCCTGATATTAACATATGCTTACAGGGAGAATAG
- the LOC135624904 gene encoding glucomannan 4-beta-mannosyltransferase 9-like isoform X2: MDRLPSTARLPESFQGTRDDIGRQMGMVWQQIKAPVIVPLLRLAVFLCLVMSVMLVVEKVYMAVVIVLVKLFSRRPEKRYKWEPMRDDLELGSSAYPMVLVQIPMYNEKEVYQLSIGAACGLSWPSDRIIIQVLDDSTDPVIKDLVELECQRWASKGVDIKYEIRDNRSGYKAGALKEGMKRSYVKHCDYVVIFDADFQPEPDFLWRAIPFLIHNPDVGLVQARWKFVNSDECLMTRMQEMSLDYHFTVEQEVGSSTYAFFGFNGTAGVWRIAALNEAGGWKDRTTVEDMDLAVRASLKGWKFVFLGDLKVKNELPSTFKAYRYQQHRWSCGPANLFRKMVMEIKNNKKVGLWKKVHVIYSFFFVRKVVAHIVTFVFYCIVIPATVLVPEVEIPKWGAVYIPSIITLLNAVGTPRSLHLLVFWILFENVMSLHRTKATFIGLLEAGRVNEWVVTEKLGDTKKPKMAAKAARKLRIRIGDRLHLLELWTGAYLFVCGCYDVAFGNSHFFIYLFLQAMAFFIVGFGYVGTFVPST, encoded by the exons ATGGACAGGCTTCCTTCGACGGCCCGGCTCCCGGAGTCGTTCCAGGGGACGAGGGACGACATTGGGAGACAGATGGGGATGGTGTGGCAGCAGATCAAGGCGCCGGTGATCGTGCCCCTTCTGCGGCTCGCTGTGTTCCTCTGCTTGGTGATGTCCGTGATGCTCGTCGTCGAGAAGGTGTACATGGCCGTCGTCATCGTTCTCGTCAAGCTCTTCAGCAGACGGCCCGAGAAGCGCTACAAGTGGGAGCCCATGCGCGACGACCTGGAGCTCGGCAGCTCAGCCTACCCCATGGTCCTCGTCCAAATCCCCATGTACAACGAAAAGGAG GTCTACCAGCTCTCCATCGGAGCTGCATGTGGCCTCTCTTGGCCATCGGATCGAATCATAATCCAAGTGCTAGACGATTCCACAGACCCAGTCATTAAG GATTTGGTGGAGTTGGAGTGCCAGCGGTGGGCGAGCAAGGGCGTGGACATCAAGTACGAGATCAGGGACAACCGGAGCGGCTACAAGGCCGGGGCGCTCAAGGAGGGCATGAAGCGGAGCTACGTGAAGCACTGCGACTACGTCGTCATCTTCGACGCCGACTTCCAGCCCGAGCCCGACTTCCTCTGGCGCGCCATCCCCTTCCTCATCCACAACCCCGACGTCGGCCTCGTCCAAGCCCGATGGAAATTTG TGAATTCGGATGAATGCTTGATGACGAGGATGCAGGAGATGTCACTTGATTACCACTTCACGGTGGAGCAGGAAGTTGGATCCTCCACATACGCCTTTTTCGGCTTCAATG GAACTGCCGGAGTGTGGCGGATTGCCGCTCTCAACGAAGCTGGAGGTTGGAAGGACCGAACCACGGTAGAGGACATGGATTTGGCTGTTCGAGCAAGCCTCAAGGGCTGGAAGTTCGTGTTCCTTGGAGATCTCAAG GTTAAGAATGAGCTGCCGAGTACATTCAAGGCATACCGCTATCAGCAACACAGGTGGTCTTGTGGCCCAGCAAACCTATTCAGGAAAATGGTGATGGAAATCAAGAACAACAAG AAAGTAGGTCTGTGGAAGAAGGTTCATGTGATCTACAGCTTCTTCTTCGTTCGGAAGGTGGTAGCTCACATCGTGACCTTTGTATTCTACTGCATCGTTATCCCTGCGACGGTGTTGGTTCCCGAGGTAGAGATACCCAAGTGGGGTGCAGTCTACATCCCTTCCATCATTACCCTTCTCAATGCTGTCGGAACCCCACG GTCTCTTCACTTGCTTGTGTTTTGGATCCTCTTCGAGAACGTCATGTCTCTGCACAGGACGAAAGCAACCTTTATTGGCTTGTTGGAAGCAGGGAGAGTGAACGAGTGGGTGGTCACCGAGAAGCTGGGGGATACCAAGAAGCCCAAAATGGCTGCCAAGGCGGCGAGGAAGCTACGAATCAGGATCGGTGACAG ATTGCATCTGCTGGAGCTGTGGACGGGAGCTTACCTCTTCGTCTGTGGGTGTTACGATGTGGCCTTCGGGAACAGCCATTTCTTCATATACCTCTTCCTCCAAGCAATGGCTTTCTTCATCGTGGGTTTTGGTTACGTCGGCACATTCGTTCCCAGCACCTGA
- the LOC103968341 gene encoding uncharacterized protein LOC103968341, translated as MAPNPSPSTSTAAMCSSSQPRNLRSGQQERSVGVRKHPPERSASFHGRTTTAFPQEHHQIRRPKTQPNLLPRGARRGGAAAAAAAGKLPDEVERKVPTKVLVNVTVQRSLGPVQVMASTDWSVGDLVAAALRLYVKEARRPPLPTPEPSAFGLHYSQFSLESLDPKEKLVDLGSRNFFLCLNPQTEAAASTSSSSSGSCSKQAEKASKIGISWLSFMDCLL; from the exons ATGGCTCCGAATCCGTCGCCGTCCACTTCCACTGCCGCCATGTGTTCCTCCTCTCAGCCCAGGAACCTCCGCAGCGGCCAGCAAGAGCGGAGCGTGGGGGTCAGGAAGCACCCTCCCGAGCGCTCCGCCTCCTTCCACGGGCGAACGACGACGGCCTTCCCGCAGGAGCACCACCAGATTCGGCGACCCAAGACCCAGCCCAACCTGCTCCCCCGCGGGGCTAGGAGAGgtggagcggcagcggcagcagccgcAGGAAAGTTGCCGGATGAGGTGGAGCGGAAGGTGCCGACCAAGGTGCTGGTCAATGTGACGGTGCAGCGGAGCCTGGGGCCGGTGCAGGTGATGGCATCCACGGATTGGAGCGTCGGGGACCTGGTGGCCGCGGCGCTGCGGCTCTACGTCAAGGAGGCGAGGCGGCCCCCGCTGCCCACGCCGGAGCCCTCCGCCTTCGGCCTCCACTACTCCCAATTCAGCCTTGAAA GTCTGGATCCGAAGGAAAAGCTGGTTGACTTGGGCTCGAGAAACTTCTTCCTCTGCCTCAATCCCCAGACCGAAGCAGCAGCTTCAACCTCTTCCTCGTCATCTGGTTCTTGCTCGAAGCAAGCTGAGAAGGCCTCAAAGATCGGCATCTCCtggttaagtttcatggattgctTGCTGTAG
- the LOC135624904 gene encoding glucomannan 4-beta-mannosyltransferase 9-like isoform X1: protein MDRLPSTARLPESFQGTRDDIGRQMGMVWQQIKAPVIVPLLRLAVFLCLVMSVMLVVEKVYMAVVIVLVKLFSRRPEKRYKWEPMRDDLELGSSAYPMVLVQIPMYNEKEVYQLSIGAACGLSWPSDRIIIQVLDDSTDPVIKDLVELECQRWASKGVDIKYEIRDNRSGYKAGALKEGMKRSYVKHCDYVVIFDADFQPEPDFLWRAIPFLIHNPDVGLVQARWKFVNSDECLMTRMQEMSLDYHFTVEQEVGSSTYAFFGFNGTAGVWRIAALNEAGGWKDRTTVEDMDLAVRASLKGWKFVFLGDLKVKNELPSTFKAYRYQQHRWSCGPANLFRKMVMEIKNNKKVGLWKKVHVIYSFFFVRKVVAHIVTFVFYCIVIPATVLVPEVEIPKWGAVYIPSIITLLNAVGTPRYESICSRVLLHLPFSKAALCGDRSLHLLVFWILFENVMSLHRTKATFIGLLEAGRVNEWVVTEKLGDTKKPKMAAKAARKLRIRIGDRLHLLELWTGAYLFVCGCYDVAFGNSHFFIYLFLQAMAFFIVGFGYVGTFVPST, encoded by the exons ATGGACAGGCTTCCTTCGACGGCCCGGCTCCCGGAGTCGTTCCAGGGGACGAGGGACGACATTGGGAGACAGATGGGGATGGTGTGGCAGCAGATCAAGGCGCCGGTGATCGTGCCCCTTCTGCGGCTCGCTGTGTTCCTCTGCTTGGTGATGTCCGTGATGCTCGTCGTCGAGAAGGTGTACATGGCCGTCGTCATCGTTCTCGTCAAGCTCTTCAGCAGACGGCCCGAGAAGCGCTACAAGTGGGAGCCCATGCGCGACGACCTGGAGCTCGGCAGCTCAGCCTACCCCATGGTCCTCGTCCAAATCCCCATGTACAACGAAAAGGAG GTCTACCAGCTCTCCATCGGAGCTGCATGTGGCCTCTCTTGGCCATCGGATCGAATCATAATCCAAGTGCTAGACGATTCCACAGACCCAGTCATTAAG GATTTGGTGGAGTTGGAGTGCCAGCGGTGGGCGAGCAAGGGCGTGGACATCAAGTACGAGATCAGGGACAACCGGAGCGGCTACAAGGCCGGGGCGCTCAAGGAGGGCATGAAGCGGAGCTACGTGAAGCACTGCGACTACGTCGTCATCTTCGACGCCGACTTCCAGCCCGAGCCCGACTTCCTCTGGCGCGCCATCCCCTTCCTCATCCACAACCCCGACGTCGGCCTCGTCCAAGCCCGATGGAAATTTG TGAATTCGGATGAATGCTTGATGACGAGGATGCAGGAGATGTCACTTGATTACCACTTCACGGTGGAGCAGGAAGTTGGATCCTCCACATACGCCTTTTTCGGCTTCAATG GAACTGCCGGAGTGTGGCGGATTGCCGCTCTCAACGAAGCTGGAGGTTGGAAGGACCGAACCACGGTAGAGGACATGGATTTGGCTGTTCGAGCAAGCCTCAAGGGCTGGAAGTTCGTGTTCCTTGGAGATCTCAAG GTTAAGAATGAGCTGCCGAGTACATTCAAGGCATACCGCTATCAGCAACACAGGTGGTCTTGTGGCCCAGCAAACCTATTCAGGAAAATGGTGATGGAAATCAAGAACAACAAG AAAGTAGGTCTGTGGAAGAAGGTTCATGTGATCTACAGCTTCTTCTTCGTTCGGAAGGTGGTAGCTCACATCGTGACCTTTGTATTCTACTGCATCGTTATCCCTGCGACGGTGTTGGTTCCCGAGGTAGAGATACCCAAGTGGGGTGCAGTCTACATCCCTTCCATCATTACCCTTCTCAATGCTGTCGGAACCCCACGGTATGAATCGATCTGCTCGCGAGTTCTCCTCCATTTACCCTTCTCTAAGGCTGCTTTGTGCGGTGACAGGTCTCTTCACTTGCTTGTGTTTTGGATCCTCTTCGAGAACGTCATGTCTCTGCACAGGACGAAAGCAACCTTTATTGGCTTGTTGGAAGCAGGGAGAGTGAACGAGTGGGTGGTCACCGAGAAGCTGGGGGATACCAAGAAGCCCAAAATGGCTGCCAAGGCGGCGAGGAAGCTACGAATCAGGATCGGTGACAG ATTGCATCTGCTGGAGCTGTGGACGGGAGCTTACCTCTTCGTCTGTGGGTGTTACGATGTGGCCTTCGGGAACAGCCATTTCTTCATATACCTCTTCCTCCAAGCAATGGCTTTCTTCATCGTGGGTTTTGGTTACGTCGGCACATTCGTTCCCAGCACCTGA